From the genome of Hymenobacter cellulosilyticus, one region includes:
- a CDS encoding NAD-dependent epimerase/dehydratase family protein: MTRPKMILAGGNGFLGQHLTRYFTQLGYSVVVLSRQPQARGVQWDGRTLGPWAAELEGAAVVINLAGRTVDCRYTAANKDAITRSRTESTRVIGQAIGACQNPPAVWLNLSTATIYTHTEGKEPANTEAAGLLVTTSPKR; this comes from the coding sequence ATGACACGGCCTAAAATGATTCTCGCCGGTGGTAATGGGTTCCTGGGTCAACACCTGACGCGCTATTTCACCCAACTGGGCTACTCCGTAGTAGTGCTTAGCCGCCAGCCGCAGGCGCGGGGTGTGCAGTGGGACGGGCGCACGCTTGGGCCCTGGGCCGCGGAGCTGGAAGGAGCCGCAGTAGTAATTAATCTGGCGGGCCGCACAGTTGACTGCCGCTACACCGCGGCCAACAAGGACGCCATTACCCGCAGCCGCACCGAAAGCACCCGGGTCATTGGCCAAGCCATTGGGGCTTGCCAGAATCCGCCGGCGGTGTGGCTCAACTTATCGACAGCCACTATTTATACCCACACCGAAGGCAAGGAGCCCGCCAACACAGAGGCGGCCGGGTTATTGGTCACAACTTCTCCGAAACGGTAG
- the trxA gene encoding thioredoxin → MGHKAIEITDANFDQIINSDKPVLVDFWAEWCGPCRMVGPVVEELAGEYEGRAVIGKVDVDSNPQTSAKFGIRSIPTLLVFKNGQIVDKQVGAVPKHVLAQKLDAQVTA, encoded by the coding sequence ATGGGACATAAAGCCATCGAGATTACCGATGCTAACTTCGACCAGATTATCAACTCCGACAAACCCGTGCTCGTGGATTTCTGGGCCGAGTGGTGCGGTCCGTGCCGCATGGTCGGCCCGGTAGTTGAAGAGCTGGCCGGTGAATATGAAGGCCGGGCCGTGATTGGCAAGGTCGACGTAGACTCCAACCCCCAGACCTCGGCCAAGTTTGGCATTCGCAGCATTCCGACGCTGCTCGTGTTCAAAAACGGTCAGATCGTGGACAAGCAAGTAGGCGCCGTGCCCAAGCACGTGCTGGCCCAGAAATTGGATGCCCAGGTAACCGCCTAA
- a CDS encoding protein-disulfide reductase DsbD family protein: MLFSKKILLSLWFLLLLIGQAAAQVLTPAKLSVATSQSTAKAGEEVDLIVNARIDNTWHLYATDFDPDLGPTVFAFTFAKSPAYELVGKPKSVGAKKKFDDVFKGDVTYFERTGQIRQRIRVLQPGPLTVKADVEYQSCTDVDGRCIPGNETLSFGPIEVSGTAVAAETPAATAPPAAAASSAATPATASGATAATPAPLPDTAAVATAPASATTEAPTAVAPAATPEIATGAAAVAATTSNQPAGTGMSLWKYLLLAFGAGLVAVLMPCVYPMLPMTVSYFTNKSSRGEAISKALVYGLSIISIYTGVGVVVSLLFGADAANVISSHWLPNLLSFVIFLLFGMSFLGMFEINAPSSLVNKVDAKADKGGWSGLFFMAATLVLVSFSCTVPIVGSVAIAAANGELLRPTLGMLAFSTAFALPFVLFALFPTWLKSMPRSGGWLNTLKVVLGFVELAMAFKFLSSADLSYHWGLLPRPVFLAIWIVLAGLLGLYLLGKIRLPHDSDNPRVSVPHLLLGAVALSFMLYMVPGLFGAPLNALSALAPPPARQDFAWLSSGQAPVQAAANTLCTTPRYADALELPHNLSGYFTLQEALECARQKNKPIFVDFTGHNCGNCRVMEAGVWSDPRVLQRLRDDYIIVALYADDKTELPADQWYTSKRDQRVKKTLGEQNLDFQISRFNMNAQPYYTLLSPSSTLENPVVLTSAVTYESDVNKFIAFLDAGKAQHQRQSAAVARQ; encoded by the coding sequence ATGCTTTTTAGTAAAAAAATACTGCTATCCCTGTGGTTCCTGCTGCTGCTAATTGGTCAGGCTGCCGCCCAGGTGCTCACGCCCGCCAAGCTCAGCGTTGCCACCAGCCAGTCCACGGCCAAGGCGGGGGAGGAGGTCGACCTCATTGTCAATGCCCGCATTGATAACACCTGGCACCTCTACGCCACCGACTTCGACCCCGACCTGGGGCCTACCGTTTTTGCCTTCACCTTTGCCAAAAGCCCCGCCTACGAGCTGGTGGGGAAGCCCAAGTCGGTAGGCGCCAAAAAGAAGTTTGACGACGTGTTTAAAGGCGACGTCACGTACTTCGAGAGAACCGGGCAGATCCGGCAGCGCATCCGCGTGCTACAGCCCGGCCCGCTGACCGTCAAGGCGGACGTCGAATACCAGAGCTGCACCGACGTAGACGGCCGCTGCATTCCCGGCAACGAAACCCTAAGCTTCGGGCCCATCGAGGTGAGTGGGACGGCCGTTGCGGCCGAAACGCCAGCTGCTACCGCGCCGCCGGCTGCGGCTGCTTCCTCGGCCGCTACTCCTGCTACGGCATCAGGCGCCACTGCTGCTACCCCGGCTCCACTTCCCGATACGGCTGCAGTAGCTACGGCCCCGGCTTCAGCCACAACCGAAGCGCCGACGGCTGTGGCTCCTGCTGCAACACCGGAAATAGCCACCGGAGCCGCTGCGGTGGCCGCCACGACTTCCAATCAGCCCGCTGGTACCGGCATGAGCTTGTGGAAATACCTGCTGCTGGCCTTCGGTGCCGGCCTGGTAGCAGTACTCATGCCCTGCGTGTATCCCATGCTGCCCATGACGGTTTCGTACTTTACCAACAAGAGCAGCCGGGGCGAGGCCATCAGCAAGGCCTTGGTTTACGGTTTGTCTATCATCAGCATCTATACCGGCGTGGGCGTGGTAGTGAGCCTGCTCTTTGGGGCCGATGCCGCCAACGTTATCAGCTCCCACTGGCTGCCCAACCTGTTGTCCTTCGTTATTTTCCTGCTGTTTGGCATGTCGTTTCTGGGCATGTTCGAAATCAATGCGCCCAGCAGCTTGGTCAATAAAGTAGACGCTAAAGCTGATAAGGGCGGCTGGTCGGGCCTGTTTTTCATGGCGGCCACGCTGGTGCTCGTATCATTTTCCTGCACCGTACCTATTGTCGGCTCAGTGGCCATTGCGGCGGCTAACGGCGAGTTGCTGCGGCCCACGCTGGGCATGCTGGCCTTTTCTACGGCGTTTGCCCTGCCCTTCGTGCTGTTTGCCCTGTTTCCTACCTGGCTGAAGTCCATGCCCCGTTCGGGCGGCTGGCTCAACACGCTGAAAGTGGTGCTCGGTTTTGTGGAGCTGGCCATGGCCTTTAAGTTTCTGAGCTCGGCCGACCTGTCGTACCACTGGGGCCTGTTGCCGCGGCCGGTTTTTCTGGCTATCTGGATTGTGCTGGCGGGTTTGCTGGGCCTGTACCTGCTGGGCAAAATTCGCCTGCCCCACGACAGCGACAATCCGCGCGTGAGTGTGCCTCACCTGCTGTTAGGCGCCGTGGCGTTGTCGTTTATGCTCTACATGGTGCCCGGCTTGTTTGGCGCGCCGCTCAATGCTCTCTCAGCTTTGGCTCCGCCGCCTGCCCGCCAGGATTTCGCCTGGCTTAGCTCGGGCCAAGCTCCGGTGCAAGCCGCCGCCAACACGCTTTGTACTACCCCACGCTATGCTGATGCCTTGGAGCTGCCGCACAATTTGTCGGGCTACTTTACTTTGCAGGAAGCGCTAGAATGTGCCCGGCAGAAGAACAAACCCATCTTCGTGGACTTCACCGGTCACAACTGCGGCAACTGCCGGGTAATGGAAGCAGGCGTGTGGAGCGACCCGCGTGTGCTGCAGCGCCTGCGCGACGACTACATCATCGTGGCCTTGTATGCTGATGATAAAACTGAGCTGCCCGCCGACCAGTGGTACACCTCCAAGCGCGACCAACGCGTGAAAAAGACCCTGGGCGAGCAAAACCTGGATTTCCAGATCAGCCGCTTCAACATGAACGCCCAGCCGTACTACACTTTGCTCAGCCCCAGCAGCACTCTGGAAAATCCGGTAGTTCTGACCTCAGCGGTGACGTATGAGTCGGATGTGAACAAGTTTATTGCGTTCCTGGACGCGGGCAAGGCCCAGCACCAGCGGCAAAGCGCTGCCGTGGCACGCCAGTAA
- a CDS encoding gamma carbonic anhydrase family protein gives MPALILPVHGILPTWGANCFVADNATIIGDVILGADCTVWFNAVIRGDVNSIRIGDKTNIQDGAVLHCTYQKAATTVGSRVSIGHKAIVHGCTIEDDVLIGMGAIVMDQAVVGQGCIIAAGAVVLENTQCEPGYLYAGIPARKIKPVTEEQRANLSRTADNYVLYASWLKPE, from the coding sequence ATGCCCGCTCTGATTCTGCCCGTGCACGGCATTTTGCCAACCTGGGGCGCCAACTGCTTCGTGGCCGACAACGCCACTATTATCGGCGACGTGATCTTAGGCGCTGATTGCACCGTGTGGTTTAACGCCGTTATCCGCGGCGACGTGAACAGCATCCGCATTGGCGACAAAACCAATATTCAGGATGGGGCCGTGCTGCACTGCACCTACCAGAAGGCTGCTACCACCGTCGGGTCCCGGGTCAGCATCGGCCACAAAGCCATTGTGCATGGCTGCACCATTGAGGATGATGTGCTGATCGGGATGGGCGCCATTGTGATGGACCAGGCTGTGGTGGGGCAGGGGTGCATTATTGCTGCCGGGGCCGTGGTTCTGGAAAATACGCAGTGTGAGCCGGGCTACTTGTACGCCGGAATACCAGCCCGCAAGATCAAGCCCGTAACGGAAGAGCAGCGGGCCAACCTAAGCCGCACCGCCGACAACTATGTGCTGTACGCCAGCTGGCTCAAGCCCGAGTAG
- a CDS encoding GbsR/MarR family transcriptional regulator, translating into MQLDEAKRRFIEGWGTLGSAWGVSRTMAQVHALLLVSLGALSTEDIMDQLQISRGNVNMNVRALMDWGIVRKELRPGERREFFSAEKDIHRVATLILKERRRRELEPIMRVLSEISQVEPSATATAEETEAFTQMIGSIHNFAEFADRAAATLIKADENWFLSTFMKLMRPSQP; encoded by the coding sequence ATGCAACTCGACGAAGCTAAGCGCAGATTCATCGAAGGCTGGGGCACACTGGGCTCGGCCTGGGGCGTGAGCCGCACCATGGCCCAGGTCCATGCCCTGCTGCTGGTATCGTTGGGAGCCTTGAGCACCGAGGACATTATGGACCAGCTCCAGATTTCGCGGGGCAACGTGAACATGAACGTGCGGGCCCTAATGGACTGGGGTATCGTGCGCAAGGAACTGCGGCCCGGCGAGCGGCGCGAGTTCTTTTCGGCCGAGAAAGATATTCACCGGGTAGCCACGCTTATCTTAAAAGAACGCCGCCGCCGGGAGTTGGAACCCATCATGCGTGTGCTCAGTGAAATCAGTCAGGTAGAGCCTTCCGCTACTGCTACAGCCGAAGAAACCGAGGCCTTTACCCAAATGATTGGCAGCATCCACAACTTTGCGGAGTTTGCCGACCGAGCCGCTGCTACCTTGATTAAAGCCGATGAAAACTGGTTTCTCAGCACCTTCATGAAGCTCATGCGCCCCAGCCAACCATAA
- a CDS encoding AsnC family transcriptional regulator, which yields MARNYELDDTDRKILALLIEDAKIPYTEIARKVHVSGGTVHVRMARLEELGIVKGATLKIDYQKLGYGVSAFLGIYLLKSSVYASVVEQLREIPEVVSIHFTTGAYGVFARLVCRDTQHLRDVLHDRVQLIEGIERTETLISLEETMNRAIQLQ from the coding sequence ATGGCCCGCAATTACGAACTTGACGACACCGACCGCAAAATATTGGCCCTTCTGATCGAGGATGCCAAGATTCCTTACACCGAAATTGCTCGTAAGGTGCACGTTTCAGGGGGCACCGTGCACGTCCGAATGGCGCGTTTAGAGGAATTAGGCATTGTGAAGGGGGCTACCCTCAAAATTGATTACCAAAAGCTAGGCTATGGCGTAAGCGCATTCCTGGGAATTTATCTGCTGAAAAGCTCGGTGTATGCCAGCGTGGTAGAGCAACTTCGGGAAATTCCCGAAGTCGTGAGCATTCATTTTACCACCGGCGCTTACGGCGTATTTGCCCGCCTGGTATGCCGCGACACCCAGCACCTGCGCGACGTACTGCACGACCGGGTGCAGCTTATCGAAGGAATTGAGCGTACCGAAACGCTTATTTCGCTGGAAGAAACCATGAATCGGGCAATTCAGCTGCAGTAA
- a CDS encoding energy transducer TonB, with protein MKALLIAFLATAAFLPTARAQSLPAVYLNARDEETVPDSATHYRVVDRKKGEGGYAMRDYALNGTLLLRGTLTGLEPAVRNGLFTWYHPNGNKAGQVHYHNDEADGVYVSWYEDGKVSQRGEYTDGMRTGKWISVHRNGQKRSEGTYVASRPHGEWRYYYDTGQLSAVERLENGRSTNLKFFNLEGELYAGVPRRRQSAEFPGGQAALMQYLARNTIYSKAARRKNITGKVYVSYTVGEDGRVSQVRVVRGLAPEVDIEARRVVAALPAFKPGREYNVPTAMTYTLPIMFAPNFKLFGGVKATQTPPSEARAGNPDESY; from the coding sequence ATGAAAGCGCTACTCATTGCATTTTTGGCGACGGCAGCCTTTTTGCCCACGGCCCGCGCGCAGAGCCTGCCTGCCGTTTATTTAAATGCCCGCGACGAGGAAACCGTACCGGATAGCGCCACCCACTACCGCGTTGTGGACCGTAAGAAAGGGGAGGGCGGCTACGCCATGCGTGACTATGCCCTCAACGGTACGCTGCTGCTACGGGGTACTCTTACGGGCCTCGAGCCGGCCGTGCGCAATGGCTTGTTTACCTGGTATCATCCGAATGGTAACAAGGCCGGGCAAGTGCACTACCACAACGACGAGGCCGACGGCGTGTACGTGTCGTGGTATGAGGATGGCAAGGTGAGTCAGCGCGGGGAGTACACCGACGGGATGCGTACGGGCAAGTGGATTAGTGTGCACCGCAACGGGCAAAAACGCTCTGAGGGTACGTACGTGGCCAGCCGCCCGCACGGCGAGTGGCGCTACTACTACGATACGGGCCAGCTTAGCGCCGTGGAGCGGCTCGAAAACGGCCGGAGTACTAATCTGAAGTTCTTTAATCTGGAAGGGGAGCTGTATGCCGGAGTGCCACGCCGCCGGCAGTCAGCCGAGTTTCCGGGCGGGCAGGCAGCTCTGATGCAGTATTTGGCCCGCAATACCATTTACTCCAAAGCGGCCCGTCGTAAGAATATCACCGGCAAAGTATACGTCTCGTACACGGTGGGCGAAGACGGGCGGGTAAGTCAGGTACGGGTGGTGCGCGGCCTGGCGCCCGAAGTAGATATCGAAGCCCGCCGGGTGGTGGCCGCCCTGCCGGCCTTCAAACCCGGACGAGAATACAACGTACCCACCGCCATGACTTATACCTTGCCCATCATGTTTGCGCCCAACTTCAAGCTGTTTGGCGGCGTGAAAGCTACCCAGACACCTCCCTCCGAAGCCCGGGCCGGCAACCCCGACGAGAGCTACTAA
- a CDS encoding YsnF/AvaK domain-containing protein, whose product MFPKRPGRPLPRTTLVIPVIEEQAVINREVVESGRVRLSKTVHEREEMLEIPLQHEEVLVERVPVNQFVADGAPTPGLRYDGDTTIIPVLREVVVTRLLVVEEIRVTKRTQTTTLTQPIMLRHEEIHVARNSADGAGPAAAPGTAPIQ is encoded by the coding sequence ATTTTTCCGAAACGCCCCGGCAGGCCGCTGCCCCGGACAACCCTGGTAATACCGGTCATCGAAGAACAGGCCGTTATCAACCGGGAGGTGGTGGAAAGTGGTCGGGTACGCCTGTCCAAGACGGTTCACGAGCGGGAAGAAATGCTCGAAATTCCGCTGCAGCACGAGGAAGTGCTGGTAGAACGAGTACCCGTCAACCAGTTTGTGGCCGACGGAGCCCCTACGCCCGGCCTGCGCTACGACGGCGACACCACAATTATTCCGGTGCTGCGCGAAGTAGTAGTAACGCGCCTATTGGTGGTGGAGGAAATCCGGGTGACCAAGCGCACTCAGACTACCACGCTTACTCAGCCCATTATGCTGCGGCACGAGGAAATCCACGTTGCCCGCAATTCGGCCGACGGAGCCGGCCCGGCCGCAGCGCCAGGAACGGCGCCCATTCAGTAA
- a CDS encoding YsnF/AvaK domain-containing protein, with protein MNQTVVGFFDNIQAAQQASAQLIAAGFTQENVDISSGGAATAGGSTNSSNYQNTSGTTTEAVGDAAGRTGDSVSNFFSNLFGGDDTEDARRYSHVARQGHSILTVHCQSAEHAHRAAEILDNAGAVDVDERAAQTGYAGANNLQAGATTGQEGLSAQVIEENLQVGKRVEQTGGARLRSRIVERPVEASVRLREEHVSVERHPVNRPATEADFNAFKEGEIEITESAERAVVGKEARVVEEVTLGKEVTEREETIRDTVRKTEVDVERINDATTQRSGYTTDEEQRRNS; from the coding sequence ATGAACCAGACCGTAGTAGGATTCTTCGATAATATTCAAGCCGCTCAGCAGGCTTCGGCCCAACTTATTGCTGCCGGTTTTACTCAGGAAAATGTTGACATCTCCTCGGGCGGTGCCGCTACTGCCGGTGGCAGCACCAATAGCAGCAACTACCAGAACACCAGTGGCACAACCACCGAGGCCGTAGGCGACGCCGCCGGCCGTACCGGGGACAGTGTGAGCAACTTCTTCAGCAACCTGTTTGGTGGCGACGATACCGAAGATGCCCGCCGCTACTCGCACGTAGCCCGGCAGGGCCACTCTATTTTGACTGTACACTGCCAGTCGGCAGAGCACGCTCACCGGGCTGCCGAAATTCTGGATAATGCTGGCGCCGTTGACGTGGATGAGCGCGCGGCACAAACCGGCTATGCCGGAGCTAACAACCTGCAGGCTGGTGCCACTACGGGCCAAGAAGGTCTGTCGGCCCAGGTGATTGAAGAAAACCTGCAGGTAGGCAAGCGCGTGGAGCAAACCGGTGGCGCCCGTCTGCGGAGCCGCATCGTGGAGCGTCCGGTAGAAGCCAGCGTACGTCTGCGGGAAGAGCACGTAAGTGTGGAGCGTCATCCCGTAAACCGCCCCGCTACGGAAGCCGATTTCAATGCCTTTAAGGAAGGCGAAATTGAAATCACGGAAAGCGCCGAACGTGCTGTAGTAGGCAAAGAAGCCCGCGTAGTAGAAGAAGTAACCTTGGGCAAGGAAGTAACCGAGCGAGAGGAAACCATCCGTGACACGGTGCGCAAAACCGAAGTAGATGTAGAGCGCATCAACGACGCCACGACTCAGCGCAGCGGCTATACCACCGACGAGGAGCAGCGCCGTAACTCGTAG
- a CDS encoding CNNM domain-containing protein, whose product MGLKILLTFLLVLINGFFVAAEFAFVKVRLSQIEIKAQGGNRLAKLVESMLHDLNYYLSATQLGITLASLALGWIGESVVAEVVMAIIHQLNITVSDAAVHKIALFTSFTLITVLHIVLGEQAPKVLAIQKPETTSMAIAIPLRAFAFVTFP is encoded by the coding sequence ATGGGATTAAAAATACTACTGACGTTTTTGTTGGTGCTGATAAACGGCTTTTTCGTAGCCGCTGAGTTTGCCTTCGTTAAGGTCCGCCTGTCACAGATTGAGATAAAAGCGCAGGGAGGAAACCGCTTGGCCAAGCTGGTCGAGAGCATGCTGCACGACCTGAACTACTACTTATCCGCCACCCAGCTGGGCATTACCCTGGCTTCGCTGGCGCTGGGCTGGATCGGGGAAAGCGTAGTAGCGGAGGTCGTCATGGCGATTATTCACCAGCTCAACATTACCGTTTCTGACGCGGCCGTTCACAAAATTGCCCTGTTCACGTCGTTTACCCTGATTACCGTGCTGCACATCGTGCTCGGCGAACAGGCACCCAAGGTTCTGGCAATTCAGAAGCCCGAAACGACTTCCATGGCCATTGCCATCCCCTTGCGGGCCTTTGCGTTTGTCACCTTCCCCTGA
- a CDS encoding hemolysin family protein: MHTSEELRLLLDQSKQSGEIQESEHELIENVFQFNDRMVKQIMVPRTKLSAIDVATPQDNILEIVYNEGYSRIPVFEDNIDNIVGVLYVKDLLPIVRRHEPIVLSKIMRPAYFVPETKKINRLLRQFQRKHTHMAIVSDEFGGVSGIVTIEDIMEELVGEIQDEYDNEVPVVEKISETDYRVNTSTPISDANEYLPYPLPEGDDYETVGGLLNVIYGNIPEVGDVAVLDNYEFRVLQRSRRAVELVQLRVTADEERELEPGEGLDM; the protein is encoded by the coding sequence GTGCACACCTCGGAAGAGCTGCGCCTGCTGCTGGATCAAAGCAAGCAAAGCGGCGAAATCCAGGAGTCGGAGCACGAGCTGATCGAGAACGTGTTCCAGTTCAACGACCGGATGGTAAAGCAGATCATGGTGCCCCGCACAAAGCTTTCGGCCATCGACGTGGCTACGCCCCAGGACAACATCCTGGAAATCGTCTACAACGAAGGCTACTCCCGCATTCCGGTGTTCGAAGACAATATCGACAACATCGTGGGCGTGCTCTACGTGAAGGACCTGCTGCCGATTGTGCGTCGCCACGAGCCGATTGTGCTGTCCAAAATCATGCGCCCGGCCTACTTCGTCCCGGAGACCAAGAAAATCAACCGGCTGCTGCGCCAGTTTCAGCGCAAGCACACCCACATGGCCATCGTCTCGGATGAGTTCGGCGGGGTCTCGGGCATTGTGACCATCGAGGATATTATGGAGGAGCTGGTGGGCGAAATCCAGGATGAGTATGACAACGAGGTACCGGTTGTCGAGAAGATTTCGGAAACCGACTACCGCGTCAATACCTCTACCCCGATTTCCGACGCCAACGAGTACCTGCCCTACCCCTTGCCCGAGGGCGACGACTACGAAACCGTAGGTGGCCTGCTCAACGTCATCTATGGCAATATTCCGGAAGTAGGCGACGTGGCCGTGCTCGACAACTACGAGTTTCGGGTATTGCAACGCTCCCGCCGGGCCGTGGAGTTGGTACAGCTTCGGGTTACAGCCGATGAGGAGCGCGAACTGGAACCCGGCGAAGGTTTGGATATGTAA
- the dnaE gene encoding DNA polymerase III subunit alpha: protein MLVTQFDGKVIESAGMLKMDFLGLKTLTIIVDALELIKKNHGVDINIDDIPLDDPKTYELYQRGDTIGTFQFESEGMRMYLKDLKPTNIEDLIAMNALYRPGPMQFIPNFINRKHGREEVEYPHELLEPILNYSQGIMVYQEQIMQAAQILAGYSLGGADLLRRAMGKKDMKKMAQEREKFCKGAAELHGIKEKKANEVFDVMEKFAAYGFNRSHSAAYSVVAYQTGYLKANYPAEYMAAVLTNNMSDIKKVTFFIEEARRQGVAVLGPDVNESILKFNVNEKGQIRFGMAAVKGAGEAAIENIVAERGKKGPFTDIFDFSKRVNLRAVNKKTFESLALSGAFDSFERYHRRQFVEAPAATRT from the coding sequence CTGCTCGTCACGCAGTTCGACGGCAAGGTGATTGAGAGTGCCGGGATGCTGAAGATGGACTTTCTGGGCCTAAAAACCTTGACCATCATCGTCGATGCCCTGGAGCTGATCAAGAAGAACCACGGCGTCGATATCAACATCGACGACATCCCGCTCGACGACCCCAAAACCTACGAGCTTTACCAGCGCGGCGACACGATTGGCACGTTCCAGTTTGAATCCGAGGGCATGCGCATGTACCTCAAGGACCTCAAGCCGACCAACATTGAGGACCTGATTGCCATGAACGCCTTGTACCGGCCCGGCCCGATGCAGTTCATTCCGAACTTCATCAACCGCAAGCACGGCCGCGAGGAAGTGGAATACCCGCACGAGCTGCTGGAGCCCATTCTGAACTACTCCCAGGGCATCATGGTGTACCAGGAGCAGATTATGCAGGCCGCCCAGATCTTGGCCGGCTACTCCCTGGGTGGTGCCGACTTGCTGCGCCGGGCCATGGGTAAGAAGGACATGAAGAAGATGGCCCAGGAGCGGGAGAAGTTCTGCAAGGGCGCGGCCGAGCTGCACGGCATCAAGGAAAAGAAGGCCAACGAGGTGTTCGACGTGATGGAGAAGTTTGCGGCCTACGGCTTCAACCGCTCCCACTCGGCTGCCTACTCGGTAGTGGCCTACCAGACCGGCTACCTCAAGGCCAACTACCCGGCCGAGTACATGGCCGCCGTGCTGACCAACAACATGTCGGATATCAAGAAGGTGACCTTCTTTATCGAGGAAGCCCGCCGCCAGGGTGTGGCCGTACTTGGGCCCGACGTGAACGAATCCATTCTCAAGTTCAACGTAAACGAAAAGGGCCAGATCCGCTTCGGTATGGCCGCCGTGAAGGGCGCCGGTGAGGCCGCCATTGAGAACATTGTAGCGGAACGCGGCAAGAAAGGCCCGTTCACCGATATCTTCGACTTCTCCAAGCGCGTCAACCTGCGGGCCGTCAACAAGAAGACCTTCGAAAGCCTGGCCTTGTCGGGCGCTTTCGATTCGTTTGAGCGCTACCACCGCCGGCAGTTCGTGGAAGCCCCAGCGGCGACCAGAACCTGA
- a CDS encoding DUF1731 domain-containing protein: MRTAIVLGPDGGALPVVARLARYGLGTPQGTGRQWVSWLHVLDFCRAVEFLLSRPDLDGTFNFCAPTPLINQEFNGLLDHYYRPRLHLPQPRWLLEIGALLLRTETELILKSRKVVPQRLTQAGFAFQFPTCDLALADLVPQLP, from the coding sequence TTGCGCACAGCCATTGTCCTGGGTCCTGATGGTGGCGCCTTGCCCGTCGTGGCGCGCCTGGCGCGGTATGGCCTGGGCACGCCGCAGGGCACGGGCCGGCAGTGGGTAAGTTGGCTCCACGTGCTGGACTTTTGCCGCGCCGTGGAGTTTCTGCTGTCCCGCCCCGACCTGGATGGCACCTTCAATTTCTGTGCGCCTACTCCCCTGATTAATCAGGAGTTTAATGGCCTGCTCGACCATTACTACCGGCCACGCTTGCACCTGCCCCAGCCCCGGTGGCTGCTCGAAATTGGCGCCCTGCTGCTCAGAACCGAGACCGAGCTTATTCTGAAAAGCCGCAAAGTCGTGCCCCAGCGGCTAACCCAGGCGGGCTTTGCCTTCCAGTTTCCGACCTGCGACCTGGCCCTGGCCGACCTGGTACCCCAGCTGCCCTAG